A single window of Channa argus isolate prfri chromosome 12, Channa argus male v1.0, whole genome shotgun sequence DNA harbors:
- the LOC137138184 gene encoding homeobox protein HMX2-like: MPGNMSKEDAPSRSASLTFTIDNILNLKQQDGGDCGSKEQRDRGCKKDFHARQEVVWGVRRRHESGPEDTVKTRVHRADHGENTPPLTTDSCPGAKSAHSVEDAPEQQQQQQEGTADTKTIVKKKTRTIFSKRQIFQLEATFDMKRYLSSSERACLASSLQLTETQVKIWFQNRRNKLKRQLSTDMEGPPAAEHFSETEKNVQLPTFYQDSSLLSGCLLPMPFPIVYPTANAAPYIYFSNAGKYFGLFDAD, from the exons ATGCCGGGGAATATGAGCAAAGAGGACGCCCCGAGCCGGAGCGCTTCTTTGACGTTCACCATTGACAACATCCTCAACTTGAAGCAGCAGGACGGTGGAGACTGTGGTTCAAAGGAGCAGAGGGACCGTGGGTGTAAGAAGGATTTCCACGCGCGGCAAGAGGTGGTGTGGGGCGTCCGGAGGAGACATGAAAGTGGACCAGAGGACACAG TAAAGACCAGAGTGCATCGAGCCGACCACGGGGAAAACACGCCGCCGCTCACCACAGACTCCTGTCCCGGGGCGAAAAGTGCGCACAGCGTCGAGGACGCGccggagcagcagcagcagcagcaggagggcACAGCTGACACTAAAACCATAGTGAAGAAGAAGACGCGCACCATCTTCTCCAAGAGACAGATTTTTCAGCTGGAGGCCACTTTTGACATGAAGAGGTATCTGAGCAGCTCGGAGAGAGCGTGTCTCGCCAGTTCTCTGCAGCTCACCGAGACCCAGGTTAAAATCTGGTTTCAGAACCGCCGCAACAAGCTGAAAAGACAGCTATCCACGGACATGGAGGGCCCTCCGGCCGCCGAGCACTtctcagagacagagaaaaatgtgcaattacCGACTTTTTACCAAGACAGCAGCCTCCTGAGTGGATGTTTGTTACCCATGCCTTTCCCTATCGTATACCCGACTGCAAACGCTGCgccttacatttatttttccaacgCTGGCAAATATTTTGGCCTATTTGACGCAGACTGA
- the LOC137138183 gene encoding homeobox protein HMX1-like: MLDDQAPRSKFCSTSRGSSFYIENLLGTADRGDSDGERIQKVTAHTPAIWSGPETPHLTWRGASSNTAYDGSRSPQDEDENGEYVPSTERDSQTLTGRAGETGDPEEKADDGEEDDARSSCFSREDSCDTGDVKVARKKKTRTVFSRSQVFQLESTFNLKRYLSSSERAGLAASLQLTETQVKIWFQNRRNKWKRQITADIEAGSAAVPYAAQRVIKVPVLYRESITTPVTLTSLPHASPPVVGFSHSLNYPLTAHYTHPVSLFTPQMTGLV; the protein is encoded by the exons atgctggaCGACCAAGCGCCGCGCTCGAAGTTCTGTTCTACATCGAGAGGTTCGTCTTTTTACATCGAGAATTTACTGGGAACTGCAGACAGGGGCGACTCCGATGGGGAGCGGATCCAAAAAGTTACGGCCCATACACCGGCGATCTGGTCAGGACCGGAAACACCACATCTGACGTGGAGAGGAGCATCATCCAACACAGCGTACGACGGCTCAAGAA GTCCACAGGACGAAGATGAAAACGGGGAGTATGTGCCGAGCACCGAACGGGATTCCCAAACTTTAACGGGGCGGGCGGGTGAGACCGGTGACCCGGAGGAAAAAGCAGATGACGGAGAGGAGGACGATGCGCGCTCCTCTTGCTTCTCTCGGGAGGACAGTTGTGACACAG gTGACGTAAAAGTGGCACGAAAGAAGAAGACGCGCACCGTGTTCAGCCGGAGTCAGGTCTTCCAGCTCGAGTCCACCTTCAACCTGAAACGCTACCTGAGCAGTTCGGAGCGAGCCGGGCTGGCCGCGTCCCTGCAGCTCACAGAGACCCAGGTGAAGATCTGGTTTCAGAACCGCAGGAACAAGTGGAAGAGGCAGATCACTGCAGACATTGAGGCTGGCAGCGCCGCCGTCCCTTACGCTGCCCAGAGGGTCATCAAAGTTCCCGTGTTGTATCGCGAGAGCATCACCACGCCCGTGACGCTGACCAGCCTGCCTCACGCATCGCCCCCAGTGGTGGGCTTCTCTCATTCTCTCAACTACCCACTGACTGCTCACTACACTCATCCCGTGTCACTTTTTACGCCACAAATGACGGGACTGGTGTGA